Within the Mycobacterium gordonae genome, the region ACGCCCGCGCCACCGTTGCCGCCATCGCCGCCGGTCCCACCGGAGCTAAGCGGAAGAGGGGCCAAGTCGGGTGCGAAACTGTCGCCGCCTCGACCGCCGGAGCCACCATCGCCGCCGTCTGCGCCGCCGTCGCCACCTTGACCGCCGGCGCCGGCCAAGCCCACGCCGCTTTCGCCGGTACCAGGCTGGTCGCTCCGGGTTGCATCACCTCCGTTGCCGCCCGCCCCGCCGGGCGCACCCGAGCCACCCCTGCCGCCGCTGCCGCCGTCACCACCGTAGACATTGCTATTCGACTGTGCGAAGAGGATTCCGGCCTCGCCGCCGTAGCCGCCGTTGCCGCCCGGCGCATTAGGACCGCCGTCGCCGCCGTTACCGCCATCGCCGGCCACCACGTCGTTAGGTAGGCCGAAACTGGTAATGACGTTCGGCACCGCTCCACCGTCCCCGCCGGCGCCGCCGGCCTGGCCCCGCGTCGTGCCGCCAAAGCCGTCAAAACCCGAACTAGCCGCTATGCCGGACGGGAGAAGCCCGCCGTTGGCGCCATTGGTCGCCGGGTGGACCGGGTTGGCTAGCGTGGGACCGAAAGCTGTGCCGGTTGCTCCAAGTCCGCCCGACCCGCCGTTCCCGCCGTCACCGAACCAGCCGGCGTTGCCGCCGGCGCCGCCATTGCCGGCTGCGATGGCGGGCGTCGTACGGGTCGCGGCGACGGCGTTACCACCGCTGCCGCCTTGCCCGCCTGACCCGAAGAGCCAGCCTGACTGTCCGCCGGCGCCCCCGTCGGCACCGAGCCCCCCGGCACCACCGTTGCCGCCGTTCCCGAAAAGTCCTGCCGCGCCCCCGGCGCCGCCAGACTGGCCTGCCGCGCCGGAGCCGCCATTACCACCATTGCCCATTAGCAGACCACCCGCACCGCCGCCCTGTCCCGTTCCGGGAAGTCCGTTTTCACCGTTTCCGATCAGCGGCCGGCCAGCCAACGCCTCGAACGGTGCATTGAGCAGGTCCAGGGGACTGAGGCCGAAGTACAAAGCGTTGAAGTTGAATGCCTCAGCGCTTGCATAGGCAGCGCTATTGGCACTTAGCAGGTTGACAAGCTGTTTGTGGAAGCCGACCGCCTGGGAACTGACGGTTTGATAGGACTGTGCGTGGTGGGAGAACATCGCCGCAATCGCTGAGGAGATCTCGTCGGCGCCGGCGGCCAAAATACCTGTAGTCTGAGTCGCCGCAGTTACATTGGCCTCCTCGATCACCGAGCCAATGCCTGCCAGATCACCGACGAACGCCATCATCGTGGCAGGTTGTGTGACCACGTAAGACATGCCCGATCTCCCTCATCACTCGTGAGATTGCAAATATCCAGGTATTGATTTGTCGGTTTGGCTCTCCGAGTCAAGTCAGATCGTTACGCCGTTCGCACCGTTCGCGCCGGTAGCCCCGGTGGCGCCGGTAATACCCTTCGCGCCCTTGGCGCCGGTAGCACCGGTGATCTGACCCGACCCACCTGACCCGCCTTGGCCCCCTCCGCCGCCCACGCCACCGGCTCCGCCTGCACCGCCGAGGCCACCCGTCCCCGTTTGGCTGGCCAGAGTGGCGTTGCCTCCGGCCCCGCCTCCACCGCCCGCCCCGCCCGCCCCGCCCGCCCCGCCGGCCCCGCCGGCGCCCCCGGCACCGCCGTCACCGATGGCGCCGAACAGACCCGTGCCGCCGCCATTTCCACCGGCTCCGCCGTTGCCGCCCAGAAAGCCCAACGTGCCGGCTCCGCCGCCCCCACCTTGTCCGCCGTCGCCTCCCGCGGTGGCGTTCGTGAAACCGGTACCGCCAATACCGCCGATACCACCATTGCTGCCCGCCACGCCGGCGCCACCGGCGCCGCCGACACCGCCGACACCGCCGGCTCCGCCGTTGCCGAAGACCATCCCGCCGCGACCACCATTGCCGCCACGGCCGCCTTCGCCGCCGTAGCCGTCGATCGTCGGGAATCCTGAGCTGCCGTTGCCGCCGCTACCACCCGCACCACCGGTGCTGGGGGCCAACCCAAGGGCGTCGCCCCCGTTGCCGCCGGGACCACCTGGGCCGCCGCCTCCGATCGCGTCGCCGCCGGCCCCGCCGTTGCCGCCCGCTGCGGACCCGTTCGCGGCGCCATTGTTGACAAACGCGTCACCGCCGTCACCGCCGGCCCCGCCGGCAGCGCCCAGACCGCCGAGGCCGCCCGCACCACCGCTCCCACCTGTGATGTCGGCGAACTCGCCGACCAAAATGACGGGGGCATTCATGATGGCGTTCCCGCCGTCGCCGCCGTTACCGCCGGGGGCTCCGAATCCACCGTAACCGCCTGTGCCACCGTTGCCGCTGGTGAACGTGAGCGGATCAGCAAGATCCGACGCGATAATGGTCCCACCGTCGCCACCTGCTCCGCCGGCCTGCCCGCCGGGGGCGCCGTTGGCTCCGTTGCCACCGTTGAGAAATGGAGAAACCACAGGATCGGCACTGCCATTGGCGCCCTTGGTGGCCGGAGCCACCGGGTCCGGCAGGTTGGGGTTCGGTGCGCCCGGTCCTGCCCACCCCGTCCCGCCGCTACCGCCGATCCCGCCGTTGCCGAACCACCCCGCGTCACCGCCATCGCCGCCGGCCCCGGCGATACCGAAAAGCGATGCGGTTCCGCCCATCCCGCCGTTGCCGCCAAAGCCAAGAACTCCGGCATTGCCGCCCCGTCCCCCAGCGGCGCCGGTGCCGCCGACTCCGCCGTTACCGCCGTTGCCGATGAAGCCCCCCGCGCCGCCAGCCCCGCCAGCCTGGCCGCTCGCACCGGATCCACCGTTGCCGCCGTTGCCAAATAGCATTCCGCCGGCACCGCCGCCCTGCCCGGTACCCGGCGCGCCATCGGCTCCGTTGCCGATCAATGGGCGTCCCATCATCGCCTCGGCCGGGGCGTTGACTACGTCAAGCAGCATGTCAAGCGGCGACACGTTGGCGGCCTCGGCAGCCGCGTACGCGCTTGCGCCGGTGGCAATGGTCCGTGCGAAATGCTCCTGAAACCCCAGCGCTTGGGCGCTCACGGCCTGATATGCCTGGGCGTGCCCGGAGAAGAGCGTCGCGATGGCCGCCGAGATTTCGTCGGCGCCCGCCGCCAGCAGATCGGTGGTCGGAGCCGCCGCCGCCGCATTGGCGGCATGGAGCAACGAGCCGATGCTGCTCAAGCGGCCTACTGCGGTACCCATCAGCTCGGGTTGTGCGATGACGAACGCCATGGCCGACTCCCCTCGAAAACAACGAATTAGCGTCGCGAAATTTAAAGTCTGTCGCGTACGGACCGGGCGAAGCGTACCAGCGTCAGCCGGCACAACAAACGCGTTTCTACAAACATGTTTTTGGTGATCTGGGCGAAGCGCTACGGCATCCGTTGGCGAGTCGCGTCGCCGCGTTTTAGAATTGCATTTCAAGAACATGTGGAATGGATTGAGAGTGGGCGCTGCGTCGCGGCCTCTAACAGCCTCTTTGCAATTGATAGTGTAGATGGGGCGCAACTCGCGGCCATATCGATCTTGCCCCTCATGCGAACCCTACCGGCCACGCGCTCATAATTTGTGAGGCACCGCTAACCGGCTACGCGCTCAAAATAAATGAGGCCGTCAAAAAGTTGCATTGCGGAAATTTTTACGGTAGTTCTCGTGGCCGATCGCCGCATACTCGCAGCGATCTTGAGATGCATTCCGAATTGGCTAATCGGAGGTTTGTGATGTCGGTTGTAGTCGTTCCCGAATTGTTGGCGGCGGCAGCGTCGGACTTGGCCGAGGTTGGTCGAGTGATGGGCGCCGCGCATTCGTTGGCCTCAGTTTCGACCACTGTGATCGAGGTTGCTGCCAGCGATGAGGTGTCGGCAGCTGTAGCCGCGTTATTTGCGGCACATGGGCAGGAGTTCCTGGCGGCGAGCGCGCGGACAGCCGCGTTCCACGCCGAGTTCGTGCAAGCGCTGAAGGCGGGTGCGGTTTCCTATGCGGTGGCGGATGCCGCCAGCGTGTCTCCGTTGCAGGCCGCGGAGCAGGCGGTGTTGGGGGTAATCAACGCGCCGACGCAGGCATTGCTGGGTCGGCCGCTGATCGGCGATGGAGCGGCAGGTCTCAGCGGCCCCGTGGGGCAGCCCGGCGGGGCTGGGGGGTTGCTGTTCGGTAATGGTGGAGCGGGGGGAAACAGCACTGCGGCGGGGGCTACCGGTGGTGAAGGAGGAGCGGCAGGCATTTTTGGTGCCGGGGGTACAGGGGGCATGGGCGGCCCTGGTGGATTGGGAGGTGCCGGCGGGGCTGGTGGCTGGATATATGGGAATGGCGGAGTGGGCGGCGTCGGTGGTGTCGGTGGCGGTACAGGCGGCGCGGGCGGTAACGCGGTGGTATTCGGCAACGGTGGTGTTGGCGGCGTCGGCGGCACCGGCACCGCGGGGCTCGCTGGTACGGATGCGAGCATGGCGGGTGAGGCAGGTGGTGTTGGCGCCGGGGGCAATCCGGGTGGCAAGGGTGGCTCCGGTGGCCGAGGCGGATTGGTGATCGGCGCGGGGGGTATTGGAGGGGCTGGAGGGGTTGGAGGGACCGGTGGTGTCGGGGCATTGGAGCGGACGGCGTGGATGGAACTATTGGCGGCACTGTCGGTGGTGATGGTGGTAACGGCGGTGGTGGCGGTGTCGGTGGGATAGGCGGAAACGGTGGGCCCGGTGGGGCAAGCGGATTGTTGGGTGCAGGCGGTGCAGTGGGAGCCGGAGGGGCCGGCGGGCAGGGAGGTAGTGGCGGAATCGCCGGCGACGGAGGTGCTGGTGCGCCAGGTGTTAGCAGCAGTCCCAATGGCTTGCGGGGAGGTAACGGCGGTGACCCCGGAGTAGCTGGACTGGGCGGTGCCGGAGGACTCGGATCGACGAATGGAGCAACCGGGGCTGTGGGTGCTCCGGTGACAAGCGGTGGCAACGGTGGGGCTGGTGGCGCTGGCTTTAACGCCATCATTCCGGATGCGCGCGGTGGAGATGGTGGTGCGGGCGGCAGCGGCGGTGCGGTGGGCGACGGCGGCGCCGGGGGCGCCGGCGGTAGCGGGGCGTTCGGTAGGTCCGGTTCCAATGGCGAACTACCCGGCGAGTCCGGCAGCAAAGGTCTGAACGGCGGTGCCGGTGGCTCGGGTGGCAATGGCGGTGCCGGAGGCTCGATCTCCGGTGACGGCGGAGCCGGGGGCGTGGGCGGCGGTGGCGGAAATGGTGGAGTGGGAGGGCTCGGTGCGGAAGGTGCTCCCGCGTTCAACGGCGGC harbors:
- a CDS encoding PE family protein, yielding MSYVVTQPATMMAFVGDLAGIGSVIEEANVTAATQTTGILAAGADEISSAIAAMFSHHAQSYQTVSSQAVGFHKQLVNLLSANSAAYASAEAFNFNALYFGLSPLDLLNAPFEALAGRPLIGNGENGLPGTGQGGGAGGLLMGNGGNGGSGAAGQSGGAGGAAGLFGNGGNGGAGGLGADGGAGGQSGWLFGSGGQGGSGGNAVAATRTTPAIAAGNGGAGGNAGWFGDGGNGGSGGLGATGTAFGPTLANPVHPATNGANGGLLPSGIAASSGFDGFGGTTRGQAGGAGGDGGAVPNVITSFGLPNDVVAGDGGNGGDGGPNAPGGNGGYGGEAGILFAQSNSNVYGGDGGSGGRGGSGAPGGAGGNGGDATRSDQPGTGESGVGLAGAGGQGGDGGADGGDGGSGGRGGDSFAPDLAPLPLSSGGTGGDGGNGGAGVTAGNGSQGGTGGDGGHAGLWYGNGGAGGAGGFGGDGGVGGQGGSGGVAGGGGNAGTWDVGSFGQGGGNGGEGGHGGAGGAGGVGGDGGAGGAGGGRGLFGGQTGAGGDGGNAGNGGTGGIGGRGGNGGDGGDAYGIGLGSAGNGGSGGDGGAGGSGGVAGKAGVGGTGFTAGATGLAGNPGAIGSKGVDGKAGNVGTKGP
- a CDS encoding PE family protein, which gives rise to MAFVIAQPELMGTAVGRLSSIGSLLHAANAAAAAPTTDLLAAGADEISAAIATLFSGHAQAYQAVSAQALGFQEHFARTIATGASAYAAAEAANVSPLDMLLDVVNAPAEAMMGRPLIGNGADGAPGTGQGGGAGGMLFGNGGNGGSGASGQAGGAGGAGGFIGNGGNGGVGGTGAAGGRGGNAGVLGFGGNGGMGGTASLFGIAGAGGDGGDAGWFGNGGIGGSGGTGWAGPGAPNPNLPDPVAPATKGANGSADPVVSPFLNGGNGANGAPGGQAGGAGGDGGTIIASDLADPLTFTSGNGGTGGYGGFGAPGGNGGDGGNAIMNAPVILVGEFADITGGSGGAGGLGGLGAAGGAGGDGGDAFVNNGAANGSAAGGNGGAGGDAIGGGGPGGPGGNGGDALGLAPSTGGAGGSGGNGSSGFPTIDGYGGEGGRGGNGGRGGMVFGNGGAGGVGGVGGAGGAGVAGSNGGIGGIGGTGFTNATAGGDGGQGGGGGAGTLGFLGGNGGAGGNGGGTGLFGAIGDGGAGGAGGAGGAGGAGGAGGGGGAGGNATLASQTGTGGLGGAGGAGGVGGGGGQGGSGGSGQITGATGAKGAKGITGATGATGANGANGVTI